CTGGgaagtagaaataaagaaattcacCACTGTCAAATCCACTCAGCAAGGGAGTGATTCTTCTGCACCCTAACTGCCctataaaaagtgttttaaagcCATTCTCCAAGTTTTTCCCTCAATGACCATATCTCCCCAGCGTCCAGAAGAGCAAACAGGTGCCCAGTCCTGAGAGGCCTGCCTGTGAGGCTAAGCAGAAAGCCAGAGGGAGCACATTGGCTGTTCTGCTTTAAGACTGTTCTTtccagggcctggcatggtggctgatgcctgtaatcccagcacttttggaggccaagacaggcagatcacttgaggtcgaaagttcaagatcagcctggccaacatggtaaaaccccgtctctactaaaaatacaaaaattagctggtgtggtggcgcatgcctgtaatcccagctattcgggaggctaaggcaggagaatcacttgaacctgggaggtggaggttgcagtgggccgagatcgcaccactgcactccagtctgggcgacagagtgagactccacttaaaaaaaaaaaaaaagactgttctttTCAAAGGGGAGGATGGAAGGAACAGAGTGAGAGGGACAGTGTGTAGAAATAAGGTGGGAGGCATAAGCCCAACTTCTCccactcttttctttcctctaacCCGAACCATTGGTATCTTCCCCACTCCCAGCCTGAGGCTATCTAGTACATGACAGACCACAGCAGATCTCAGAGGGACTACAGTACTTATCTCGGAGGAGGGTGGGTCCCCAGTGTATCCTGTAGAGACCCCAACTTATTCCCCACCCTTCCCAAAGAAGGACTAGGGAGAACAGCACCATCAGAGGAGCACTGAGGAAAGCTCAGAATTTTCACGTGTCAGAGAATGCCTTGCCAAAGGCACAAAGGCTCAGAAAACAAGTTCAAGTGTTGGACAGGTCCGCTTGAAATGGTTTTTAGCTGTCTGTTCCTTGTAGCAGAGAAGGGCAGCTCTGGCCTAACCATCTCCTTACCATATACTGAGGGAGGCTGTACAGCATTCCCTGGTAGAGGATTTCACATGGCGTCTCTGGTACCACCTCTTCCCCCTATGGCAAGAAATACATGGTTTGCCAATGCCACTTTCCAGGTGACCAAAGGCTTTATTTTCTTGGTTGTGAGGGGTGACCTGAAAAGAGCACTAAGCTGGGAGTCAGATCTAGGTTTCTACCCTAGCTGTGTTAATGACTCACTGTATGACCTTGGATAAGTCACATTCCTTCTCTGAGTCCTAGTTTTCTCTTCAATAGGACCATCAGGTTGGCCTGGATGACCTCTCAGGACCTGGGAAACTGGAACAGATGCTACAGAAGCACTTCCTATAGTGTTGATCTGAGGCTGAGAACTCTAGAACATTCTGTAAGCCTGGAAGGAGAGGTAGGTGGCTCAATAGTGAGGGTTTAAAAGGAAGTTGGGTAACATATGGCCTGGTGAAACAGGAAGGAATATCAGCAAAGAAGCTTTTAAGTGGATGGAAATGATTTTCTTCCCCTCTCCATTCACCCCTACATCACTTTCTCCTTTCTGACCAGCCCCCTCATATATAACTATCTCTGTCCTATTGATGACATTAACTAAGCCTTTTATCAGAGTGAGGAGGCTGGGGCCTCAGGGACCCAATAGGCTGCTCAGGCCTATTACAGGGCAAGGGTTCACTACCATGAGACCCTGAGCCAGGGAAGAATAACCAGCCTCCTTCTGTCCCACACAACTCATCTGCTGCTTAAATGGATGTAAGTCCTAAATGGACATTCAGCGGAGCCTGGCAATCCTGGCATGTTTGCCTTCCTGCTCTCCAAAAGGCCGATTTCAAACCATCTTCCCTCTCCTCAAACCAACTCCTTTGCCCACCATGCCTAAACAGTTGCTGATCCTGCCTCATGCTTcatggagaaaacagaagcacTCAGACAGGCACACACTCATCTTCTCAACACTACATCTACAAAGAGTCTTATTCCTTCCTTCTTAACATGAAGGATGAACTGCCTGTGCTCGAACAAAGGCCAGTCTCCTACTTGTGCTCAGGATCCCACACCCATTTGCTTTGTTGAATGCCTCAGTCCTGCAACTATCCCCTCTTGGATCatttattttaggacaaaaaaaaatgttctagtATCTCTCAGCTATAAAACATCCTCCCCTTGACCTCACATTCTCCTTCAGCTACCATCCACTTTCTCTCCTCTTCACAAAACTTTTATATCATCTACCTCCTTTTTTGACATTCCCTTCAATACATACCAATTAGGCTTTCAGTCCCACTACTTCACTTACAGTTGCTCTTATCAAGGTCATTATCTTCATGTTGCCAAATCCAATGGGCACCTTGGTTCTTACCATAATGCCACTTATTAGTAGCATTTTACCCAGCAGATCACTCCTTTTTTCTTGAAAGACTTTCTTAGCTTTTATGATATCATAATCTCCTGGATTTCCAGCCACTTCACTGTCTTTCGTACTCTTCTGGCTCCTTTCCTGACACATGCCCACCTCAACATACTGGTGTGCCCCAGGACTTTGTCCTGCCTTCCATTCTCTTCTGTCTCTACTCCCTCCCTGGGTTATCTCAGTCAGTTCTATGGCCTTTAACACTGCCTATAAGTGTTACAAACAACTTCcgaatttatttctcaaagtcaGCCCTCTCCCTAGAATTTTAGACTTGTATTTCCAATTGCCTGCAGCTCCACATGGGTATCTAATGGGCATCTAAAACTTAGTATGACCAAAACAGAACTCTTGATATTCCCCCCACATCCTGGCAAATGGTACTTATTCTTGATTCCTTTCTTTGCCTCTCTAACCACATCTAAATGCACTGTAAGTCTTGTCAGCTACATCTCCAAATCCAGGTCGGCATCATCTCTCACCTTGACTATTTCAAGGGTTTCCTAACTAATCTCCCTGGAGTGGGTCTACACTTTTCTGGTCCAATCTTTACACAGAAGCTAATGTATTTAGAAACATAAATCAGATCATAtcactcccctgcttaaaatcTCCAAAGGCTTCCTTCCCTTTGACTGTGAGTCTACTTCAAGCTCTCTACTTTTGCTTACAGGCCCTTGGCAAAGTGGCCTTAGGCCACCTCTCTGACTCTATCTGTAGGATCCCGGCCCTCGGCCCTGTGTTCTAGCCACAACAGCCTTCTTTCACTACCTCTGACACTCTAAACCTGCTTTCCCCTTGCTAAGGCTGTTCTCTCTGTTTGGAATGCTCTTTCCTCTGATGTTCCTATGGCTGGCTCCCTGTCCCTCAGATCTtggcttaaatgtcaccttctcagaggTCCACCTACTGGCTGCCCAATCTTAGTAGTCTACCAATGCTTCTTTCATGTTATcctgtttaaattttcttcattgtatttaCCATTCTTTGATAGTTTGGTTtacttaactttttgttttttatctttcttcctcaACTTCAATATATCATGAAAGTAGGGACCTTGTCTTGCCTGGAACACAGTTAGAGCCTAATATGCTGAAAtgaatgcatgcacacatgctctGTGACAACACTGAAGACAGATTTTCTTCTACTCTTCTCCTGTGCAGGACCTCCTTGGCTCACCAAAGACATAGGGCACTTCTCCAGCTCCTCTTCATTCTTGATCTGCACATCTGCGATGGAGATATACTTGTGCTGACAAAGATAAGAAGACATCAACAAGGGCTGAGGGCCTCATTCACATGTGTACCAATCTCTTACTTAAATTCCCCAAAAGCAAGGAAATGTTCTGCTTATGCGTTTGTCACCCCACATAGACATGAACTCTTTCAAGGCAGGAGTCTTAATCACCTCCGCATTATCAGCACCAGTCAAAGTGCTTTGTGCACAGtgtttctgtttattctgtttctaCATTCGCGGAAGAGCAGCAAATACGTAAGCATTTATCTTCAAACAAAGTGGAAGGGGAAGCCAGAAACAGGCCCCTGCCCCTGGACCACTGCCCTAAGAGTTTTGATGCGTGTGCATGTATGCACGGAGTGATGACTCCATGCATACAATGGATATAGAGCAGGCTCCTATTCAATCCTGGGCCTTTGGAAGTCAGTGGACTtatggagagagagaagtgaaaggaaaagaagcaaggaatgggaagagagagagaagaatgggaagaggaaaaagaaatgagaggaagaaaggagaattttaaaatctacctGAATATGGGAAACTGAGTAAGTAAAGAGAGACCTAAGTTTTCCTAACCGGCCAAAGGACTGCAGGGGGAATACAGAAGGTCCAGAAAGAGTCCGGTATAAAAGCCCCAcccgggctgggcgcggtggctcacgcctgtaatcccagcactttgggaggctgaggcgggcagatcacaagatcaggagatcgagaccatcctggctaacacagtgaaaccccgtctctactaaatatacaaaaaattagcccggcgaggtggcgggcgcctgtagtcccagctactcgggaggctgaggcaggagaatggcgtgaacccgggaggcagagcttgcagtgagccgagatcgcgccactgcactccagcctgggggacagagcaagactctgtctcaaaaaaaaaaaaaaaaaaaaaaagccccaccCAGTATCCAGGAGCCTGGTAATCTGACCTGCTTTGATGGCTCCCTATCCCTGAAGACTGAGAGCCCACCCTGGTCACCTGCTTTAGGGTCTTCACACTCTCATGGATGGGCCTGGGTAATCCAACCAATGTATCTGTGTCCCTGTAAAAGGCCAGACATACCAGATCATAAGCTTCCAAAGTACAGAGAACTACTGATACCCCAATATCCCCCTAGAGTCACACGGACCATGCTACTTTCAACAACATCTACCCCCAGTACCCTAGACCTTCCTCTGCAAGCTTGTAGATCCCACATCAGTGCTTCAGGACACAAATATAATAATAGCACACAGAAATGTTCCTGGAAATCAGGAGACTTTTATAGTCTTTTGGGTTCTTACTTGGTGTGGGAGTGGTAGATTCCTACTTAAAAGGGGTATAGCCCAATGACATCTTGACTGTGAAACTCCACTGATAAAGACTCAATTTTCAAGAGGTCAGTGGGAAGGATTCATGAAGATGGGGAAATGGGGGAAGATTGGATCCGTTCTAACCATGTctcttcttcacagaattttagCCCATTCGAGCAGGAAGGGCCCATAGAAACCATCTAACTCAATAACCTCAGGAAAAAATTAAGGCCCAAAAGAGAAAGGACTTGTTGCTCAAAGTCCTACAGTtggcaaaaaacacaaaagttctTTGAGGAAAAGTGGAAgaaactcaaggaaaaaaaaaatccatataaagAACCCAAAGTAGTCACTGGGAGTTGTCCACGGCCTAGGGGCTCTAGGTTACATTATGACTACCACGCACCATCCCTCATTCCAAGCTACCTGCTCCTCTGGCCCCTAGGAACCACTCTATAGCCAGTTCTAACCAGTCACTTACTGCCCCAGGGTGAATCCGATGAACTTGTTCCTGCTCATCTCCAAGAAGTGCTCAATGTCCTTCTGTCTGAGAAGATGGTGGAAAGACCAAtcccagagaagggaagaaaagcaaactttgagagagagaaactttCCAGGCTCCTACCCCTCCAATCAGAGGACTGGAGCGGTGGAAAAAGGCAGCAATCAACAGAAGGAATTTCAAACCCAGGAGTTCTGACTGCCAGACCAACTTAACGAGCCTTGAATACATAGACTACTCCATCTTGGGCCTTTAGAGACTGAAACCCCAAAGCATAGGGGTCCCTGATGCTATTAAACCTACCTGACCTTTGGGGCCCAGGGCAGGCCCTTGGGAAAAGTCACCCGCTCAGCAGAGAGGGGTGCCTCTGAGGGTGGAGGTGGCACCAGAGGGTCCTGCTCTAGCAGGTCTAGCTCTCCATCCAAGGTTCGTTCTCCATCACCAGCagactcctcttcctcctctgtggTTGGCTCCTCAGTCTTGAAGAGATCCCTTTCATTGTAGATGTCCAGGCTGTCCTGCTTAGTGAGGAGTTgctggaggggaaagaaaagagggtAGGCGTACAGAGAGCTCACTCTGGGCATCCTTGTCTGAGGCCACTCCATATCCACAGACCTCCAGATTTCAGGGAACATGGAATCTGAACACAGCCCTTGTGAAAACATCCAATTCCCCATCTCAACCCTACTGTCCCCACCCGAACCAATAACAGAACAAGAAGTTCTCAGGCAACCCTGCCATTAGCCAGGGAACAGAGCATAGATAATCCCAAAGTCACAGTTACTTAGCTTTCAGAAAGCAGTGATGCCTTTTTTTGCCAGCACTTTCCTTCCTAATTATGCTCTGCTTAGGTGAACATTCAATTAGTTTGCCTTCTGTGAGCATACACCAGCTGGCtgactgaggaagaggaggacagaAGCTTGCTGCTAGGCAGAGGGAAGCAAGTTTGGAATTTTAAATCttgtgacagagaaaaaaagattggaCAGAAATAGGCCAAAAAGTTAACAGTGACTGTCTCTGGTTGTTAAGATTgtgggtgatttttcttttctcccgtcatcacatttttatatttgttccaaattttctacaatgagtaAGCAttactttataaaacaaaaataaaggttaaaaaattttATTGCAGATAATGGAGATTGGATTACTGAGCACTGCTGTCTAGCCTGTTGATGAACTCAAGTAGGTCAGGCAAGGGAGTTTGTAAGAACATAGTCAGGTCTCAGTATAACCTGTCATTCTGACCTTTTTAGGACAGCagactacagtcatgtgctgcacaACGATGCttcagtcaacaatggactgcataCATAATTGTGgacccataagattataatactgtatttttactgtgccttttctaggCTGAGATACACAAACACCATTGGGTTACAATTGCATATGGTATTCGGTATGGTAacctgctgtacaggtttgtagtctaggaaCAATAGGGTATATGCCTAGGTATgcagtaggctatgccatctgggtttgtgtaagtacactctatgatgtttgctcAGTGACAAAATTGCATAATGACACATATTTCAGATTGTATCCCTGTCGTTAAGTGTCACACGGTTATATACATAGACCCCTACCCAGTCATCTCTTAAATGTAAGCCTTTGGTTCCGGGGCCAGTTAAGAGTATGGCTGGCTGACAGTAAACCTTCCTGCTGCTTCAAAATAGTAAAATGCCTTACCCCAGAAAAATGGATTAGGTTGGAGACCTGTTCCAGTACCCTGGGTCCCTATTCTCAGGATTATACCCTTAAGTGTTGTTCAGAATGTAAGGAACTCCAGGCACTGAAGTTCAGGCCAATGATTCTGTAGCAAGACATGGCTATATGATGTGATATCACAGTGTCACATCACAATAGCCCAGAGGGCTGTCAGGGCTGGGGGATAGAGTCAAACTGGAGACTCTTAAGATTTCAGGTTGGTCACAGGGCCAACCCAGGCAGGATGAGCCAGGTCATTTACTGCTTTTTCCTACTACATCCAGAGTAGCTTAGAATCTTGACTTTTGGCCAGTGAGTGCCACAATACCATTGTCTGCTTCAGTCCATACCCTTCGAGAGCCACGGCGGCCTCGCAGCTTGGATGGTGGGGGTGCCAGCTGAGACTCTCCCAGGTCAAGAGTGTAAGAGGGCGGGGAGGCAGCACGCATGCTCTTCACCACCTGGATACTGTCTTCAGCCAGTGGAGGCAGGCCCAATTCTGCCCGCTTCTGTACTTTGAGAGTCTGCAGATGCTCAAATCCACCGAGGGTAAACTAAGGAAGAAACAGgaaaggggcagagagagagaggaaggaagggaagtaaGAGAGAGTCAAGGTCAGGGAAACATGGATGAAAAGAAAGAGCCACAACCTCCCGTCCTTTCAGAGCTTTTCCTTAATAAGGAGGTAGTAAAACAGAAAGAGGCAAATATGATTACCATCCCCACGGCAACTGAGGAGCTCAGGGGTCAGGATAAAGCATTATTTACTGCCCCAGTATGGGAAATATCACAGAAGTTAGGAAAGGAATTCCTGGGggcctcctcaaaaaaaaaaaaaagaaagaaaaaaaataggaagctAGCTCCCTTTTTAATGAACACATCCAGGTGCTATAAATCCCCAGAGTCACTCAATTTCCTCTGCAGTCAAGAGGCAGTTCCCCCTATTAGGCCTGCCTTATGAGATGGGAGCCAAAAATGAAGGATCAAGTTGAATAACTAGTAACAAAAACGTAACCACATATTTATAagaacttcattattttttaaaaagcaaatcctggccaggcacagtggctcatgcctgtaatcccaacattttgggaagccaaggtgaaaggattgcttgagaccaggagttcaagaccagcccgggcaacacagggaggcctgtctgtaaaaaaattatttttatttaaaaaaaaaaatacatatcctCTGTTTATCTGGAGGGAGGGCAGGCACTCATCCCAACCTTTTATAGCTagagaaactgaggtacagagagttGCCCAAAGTTTCTCAGTATCAGCAAAGCCCAGATCTACCAACTTTCAACCAGTGTTCTTTCCATCAAACATTGGCTTTAATAAGAGAAGGTACCACTGATATCCCCAATTTATGGAGTGGCATATCCCATCCATCCAATAGAAACATGAAACCTATTCTAACATAGAACATCTGATGTCTCTAGGACAGCCTTGTTGCCCCTCCAAATTAGCAGTTGGCTAAGGGCTGCCCTATTCTGCTCCCTGGCTCCAGGCTCCTGGAATGCAACTAGAACAAAGTGAGGTGGCATAGGGTATTGCTGATCTGATAATGTGGGATTGGGGAGAATCACTCACCATGACCACCTTCCAGAGCAGAAGCAGGACCTTCTTTATGGGGAAATGAGGAGCCAGGCCACTGCAGAACTTGGTAACCATGGAGAAGAGTAAAAGGGCAAAAGGCTCCTCATTATGCATGGAGAAGCCTAGGGGTGAAGAGAGAGGGGAATGAGAAAGTGAGGATGAGGCAGCTAAAACCTTGTTCATGTAACCCTGATTCTGGACACACAGAGGAAGACACTCACCTCCCCTGAAGAATTCCAGAGTACTTGGTCCTGAGAAGGAGGCTTAGCCTCCCAGAAGGAAGCCCCTCAAGGGCAGGAAGGTAGGCAATGGAATTAAAATGGCTTAGGCCCCAGAGCTTAGGGTGACGCTCTGGGGTTGGATGTCAAACTAGAAGTAACAATAATGAAGACATTGCTTTCTGGCTAAAAGACTCAATGTCATTCACTTTCCcacatcaataaatatatttttaaaatcccatagGCCTTCATATCCTATCCCTGTCAGATGACAACACCAACTTACATTTGAGCAGAACTCAGTTTTCAAGGTGACTCAACTCATTTTTTCATGTGGGATTCGTGATGGAGTGGGAGAGGAACGGCTATTCCCACTTATAACCAAGGAAACCAAGGCATAGAGAAGTTACATGGCTGGTCTTAGCTCATAGATACAGGGGGGCAATCAAGCCCAGCCCTTGTGCCTGCCATGCAGTATCTCTGTCCTAAAAGAAAggacattaattttaaaaaagaaaacaaaagaaaaaaaggactgtGCCTCTCCTAGGCAGATGCTCTGCTTCCCCTCTCCCATTAGCACCCCATCCACACCTTCCTCAAGTGCCATTTCTTACTTAATTCAGTGCGGAAGGTCTCCCGGGCTGTCCTCCACCCACAGGGGTCCGTCTCTCGCTCCAGGCGAATATTTTCCACCATTAGGTACATAACACTTAGCAGCACCCTGGGGTTACAGAAGAGTCACAAGAGGTTCCCAAGGCAATTCCCAGCCCACAGTCAGAGACCTCAGGGATGGTCTCTGTGGGAGCCCAACCCAATGAGATTAGCTAGAGGGCAACTTCCTAATGGTCTGAGTCATCTGGGATTTGGGGAAAAGGTAACCCAGGTGCTAATCATCCGCCCTGTTCCAAGCCCATAGTTAGCCCCACTCACCTGAGCTCTGTGCTATCAGCTATGGAGACAGCTGGTTTCCGAAGGGCACTGCTACAGGCCTGGCTGTTGCTGCCagggggaggagaaaaagaacaggAATGCATAAgacctcttttctctctgtgctcTTACTTATCACTCACACAAACATGAGTGCTTGCCATTCCCTGGCTAGGCAGCCACTAATGAAACTGGTCTAGGGTAAAGGAGCCGACAGAATTCCCTTGCCACCTCAGCAAACTCTCTTATCGTAATATGGTGAAGACAAGGCAAGGGCAGGATCTGTGGTATCCACTCATCTTGCATTCCCCACTATGCTTAGTATTGTGCTGGACATAAAACAGATGCTAAGAAACACCTGATGAATAATAAGCAGATTGCACcctatctcaaactcctgggtgatGGGCATGAGACAAAACAAGGGGTCACTGTAGTGGTAGCAGCAAATAAGGCAACCTCTAGAACTATAGCCCATGAGGGAAAGAATTGGGGACAGTGACAGGAATTGATTTCCTGTCTTTCTTGGGTCATGCACTCAGAACAGTTTCCCTCTTGAATTACAGAGTTAGGCTGAGCTAAGAGAGTCCTTGAATAAAAAAGAGAACCCACTCAGGATAGGCCCCTGAAGCCCAGGATTAAAGCTGTAAGTGAGGCAGAAGCTGCAGATGTATCCAACCTCAGGGAGGGAGAACAGAATATCAGAGAACATGGCTGGATGGAGGGAAACTGTCAATGAGCTTTGGGCTGAGGTGTGAGTAGACCCAGTTCCTCACAGGGGCTCTCTATAGTAAGGGAAGCAGCATAGAATATGAGGCCCCTTTAAGGAATGGGGGTTGTGTAGGCCAGCCCTTCCCCTAAGGCTTCTCACTCAATTTCCATGTGGAGTAGCTCCAGGAAGGTGGAGAAGGTCCCCATCTGATACAGCAGGAAGCAGTTGTACCTGGACCAGTGTAGCACATCGACCTCTGAATCACATTCCCCAAAAGTACCTAAAGGAGCAGACAGTTGTTACAGGGGTTGAGAGATGGCAGTATCCCAGTTCTTTCTACCCTGCCCCATGATCTTAAGATTTTCCTATAATACTCTGCCCAATAATTAGGCTGACATAGGTATGACAGGGACCCCAAGAACTTCCTGGAATGAGTCAGGGGAGAAGAGAGGTAGTCTCTAGGGTTAGGTCCAATGTGCTCATCAATGGCCTATCATCTTAAGGGTGGGTTCTTCCAGAAGCAGATCCTGAGGTAAGTAAGGATTCCAGTACAATTAGCTTATTTGGGAATCATTCCCAGGAATCATCAGTAGAGATAGGGAAGAAAACGAAGCCAAAAGAGTTCACTCAGGGGATAACTTTGGAAACAGTATAAAACACACAACTCACAGTTATTCTATCCAAGAGGGGTGAGACAGTCAGGCTATCCCTCTACTAACTCCTGTCAGTCACTGGATGAGGGTGCTAAACTAAAGGAGCACACTGATTCCCTACACTTCCTGGATGCCCTGTATGGGCTGCAGAGAAGGCCCTTGGgcagaagctgggcatggtggcacatgcctgtaatcctagctacttgggaggctggagcaggaggatagTTCAAGcctatgagttcaagaccagccggggaaacatagtgagactttgtttttaaaaaaattaaataaataaagtccttGGGCAAACACATGAAGGTACTGGGAGTTAGAAGTTGGCCAGAGCACCAGATCCTAGAGATACAGGAGGGCACAGTCCTATTTGCTAGTCTTCTCTTCACCTAATGTCTACCCTTTcccttctttattatttctttttagaattttttttttagctcccaacTGGTTGGTTCTGTTAACAAGCCTCATATTTATGATCGTAGGCTTATTTTCACTCCAGCTAGGCTATCTCATTTCCCTTTCCAACACCTGGCTAACAGGTTTCTTCTGACCAGCTTTCCCCAGTTACTCTATTTAGGTCTGATCATCTCCAAATTACTCACAGCATCCACTCCTGCAGCTATGTTGGCTTGAACTTTCAAAATGCCAGTGAGAAACAATGCAAGGGGTCCATGTGTATCTGTGACGCTCTCCTATTTCTCCTCAGTTTTGGGGCCAGGCCACAGTTGATGTCTTGTCTCCATGATCAGCTGGTGGTACATCATCAGCTCTGGCCACACTGACCCTCTTGCTAGTATTCACATATGATTACAGTACAGGGTAGGGAAAAGAAGAACCCTATAAAAAATTCTGACATGCCTGGTAAGATAATGGCAGATCCCAAGGGATCTAGAACAGCACTCAACACTATCTCATCTTCCCCATAAGCACAGGTTACTCCTAGCACGTGACAAGATCTGTCCTTGAGAGGCAAGAAACCTTGCTTTCCTAGCACAGCCTGCATCATCTCAGTCCTGATAATGCCCACTTCCCTCTCAAGCCTCCACCCCTCTAAAGCTAGCAAGGGTAGTCACTCACCTTGGGCCAGGTAGAGAACAGCCCGGGCCACCTTCAGCCGCCGTTCCCTACTGACCACCTCCAGCCGGTCCAAGAGTCCCATTATATAGGCCTTTTGGGCATCTTCTTCCAACTCCAGCCATTCCTTGCCCTGCACTGGGAATAAAAGGCCATATACATCTAGTGTCAGCTATTGCCACCTTTCCTGGAAAGGCTTCTCATAGCATAGCCACCTCTGATCTCAGCTCCCcccaaaaagattattttctccaAAAGCTTTCCTTATTTCACTGAGAAAGAATAAGGGATGGGAAAAGGACCCAAAATGTTCTGGCCTGAACCCAGTCTATAGCCTCATCTTCAACATCCCCT
Above is a genomic segment from Macaca thibetana thibetana isolate TM-01 chromosome 3, ASM2454274v1, whole genome shotgun sequence containing:
- the STRIP2 gene encoding striatin-interacting protein 2: MEDPAVPGTGGPPANGNGNGGGKGKQAAPKGREAFRSQRRESEGSVDCPTLEFEYGDADGHAAELSELYSYTENLEFTNNRRCFEEDFKTQVQGKEWLELEEDAQKAYIMGLLDRLEVVSRERRLKVARAVLYLAQGTFGECDSEVDVLHWSRYNCFLLYQMGTFSTFLELLHMEIDNSQACSSALRKPAVSIADSTELRVLLSVMYLMVENIRLERETDPCGWRTARETFRTELSFSMHNEEPFALLLFSMVTKFCSGLAPHFPIKKVLLLLWKVVMFTLGGFEHLQTLKVQKRAELGLPPLAEDSIQVVKSMRAASPPSYTLDLGESQLAPPPSKLRGRRGSRRQLLTKQDSLDIYNERDLFKTEEPTTEEEEESAGDGERTLDGELDLLEQDPLVPPPPSEAPLSAERVTFPKGLPWAPKVRQKDIEHFLEMSRNKFIGFTLGQDTDTLVGLPRPIHESVKTLKQHKYISIADVQIKNEEELEKCPMSLGEEVVPETPCEILYQGMLYSLPQYMIALLKILLAAAPTSKAKTDSINILADVLPEEMPITVLQSMKLGIDVNRHKEIIVKSISTLLLLLLKHFKLNHIYQFEYVSQHLVFANCIPLILKFFNQNILSYITAKNSISVLDYPCCTIQDLPELTTESLEAGDNSQFCWRNLFSCINLLRLLNKLTKWKHSRTMMLVVFKSAPILKRALKVKQAMLQLYVLKLLKIQTKYLGRQWRKSNMKTMSAIYQKVRHRMNDDWAYGNDIDARPWDFQAEECTLRANIEAFNSRRYDRPQDSEFSPVDNCLQSVLGQRLDLPEDFHYSYELWLEREVFSQPICWEELLQNH